A region of Sugiyamaella lignohabitans strain CBS 10342 chromosome A, complete sequence DNA encodes the following proteins:
- the SRS2 gene encoding DNA helicase SRS2 gives MDQDPILANLNEAQHEAVVAPLSGQYQILAGPGTGKTKTLTSRVAYLMNTVPAKDILVMTFTNAAAREMRSRIKQLIPNNNEVSKLNVGTFHGECFKYLVRYGSRIGLSGKITIADPTDQAAIMKEIVNSAETTVKLEEFGYSSKLGKCYSNPTTKMNINLDPKHCIKKISEFKSHGYTEVQDFAKVCPNEFNSPIGMYIYRKYQDELEENGLVDFDDIIIKTRDLLKQCPDIVSNIQAVLVDEFQDSSTVQLELTVLFAKATGNITIVGDPDQSIYAFRNAQPENMRLLQKMFPNSKVIYLEENYRSTQPILDIAVGLIRRDRNRIGGDRLLKSQDSQNTTKKSLPVLAQFKSEKDEAAYVATQIKYLRDCSGTLFKYQDMAILARTGYASKKCELELAFNGIPYRVLGGFKFWDRAEVKLVVDYFRVVNSDNDRVAISSTINAPKRGFGPVTLTKLLTRVDDKTSIFTQLKQYAYDEEFREEHGLKIRKDALEGLDNYIKLIEGCRDILKEADALGPATCIRNILDHILEKTNLVKILAANDANNEEKRLENIELIRSQIDLVYQNDEMNDDGGAAEEDLNPLQTLLLSLSLGGDGEDSAYSNDRVTISTMHSAKGLEWPIVFSINTIDDHVARGGDKGEEEERRLLFVSLTRAKLLLYVSFATTLVKFGNEEEASMTRLLTGLEHHFKTCDKGKGTTNISWDMFVSYANFLRRPVPDRKQIQFASSATTVPSKSASFSGFTLASSVIERPQNKKRKPHIPSAPISRSLSIPTNNRTSLLNTSKQTRATGFRTPLMPSKPTPTLNSPNTLPHSHPIPPKRKTLGTRRGPINQKLPFT, from the coding sequence ATGGATCAGGATCCGATCCTTGCAAATCTGAATGAAGCACAACATGAGGCGGTGGTGGCTCCATTATCGGGTCAATATCAGATCCTAGCAGGTCCAGGAACGGGCAAGACCAAGACTCTCACCTCGAGGGTAGCGTACTTAATGAATACCGTCCCTGCCAAAGATATTTTGGTCATGACATTTActaatgctgctgctcgtgaGATGCGATCCCGTATCAAGCAGTTAATTCCCAATAATAATGAGGTCTCAAAGCTCAATGTTGGCACTTTTCATGGCGAATGTTTCAAATACCTAGTAAGATATGGATCGAGAATTGGTCTTAGTGGTAAGATCACAATCGCAGACCCCACGGATCAAGCTGCAATTATGAAAGAAATAGTAAATTCTGCTGAGACTACGGTCAAACTTGAAGAATTCGGCTATAGTTCCAAGCTCGGGAAGTGCTACTCGAATCCAACGACGAAAATGAACATCAACTTGGATCCCAAGCACTGTATTAAGAAGATATCAGAATTCAAGTCCCATGGATACACAGAGGTGCAAGATTTTGCTAAAGTGTGTCCGAATGAGTTTAATTCGCCAATAGGAATGTACATTTACCGGAAATATCAAGATGAGCTCGAGGAGAACGGTCTGGTGGATTTCGATGATATAATTATCAAAACAAGAGATCTACTTAAGCAGTGCCCTGATATTGTGTCCAATATTCAAGCTGTCTTGGTTGATGAATTTCAAGATAGCAGTACTGTCCAGCTGGAGCTCACGGTTCTGTTTGCTAAGGCCACTGGTAATATTACCATAGTTGGAGACCCAGATCAGAGCATTTATGCATTTCGAAATGCCCAACCTGAGAATATGCGACTATTACAAAAGATGTttccaaactcaaaagttatttatttagaaGAGAATTATCGTTCAACCCAGCCAATTCTAGATATAGCCGTTGGCCTGATTCGAAGGGATCGTAACCGAATTGGCGGGGACCGTTTACTGAAGTCCCAGGATTCCCAGAAcactacaaaaaaatcacttCCAGTATTAGCCCAGTTCAAAAGTGAAAAAGACGAGGCCGCTTATGTTGCCACACAAATCAAATATCTGAGAGATTGTTCAGGTACTCTATTCAAATACCAAGATATGGCTATTCTTGCTCGTACTGGATACGCCAGCAAAAAATGTGAACTGGAATTGGCATTCAATGGAATTCCCTACAGAGTACTAGGTGGATTTAAGTTTTGGGATAGAGCAGAAGTCAAATTGGTCGTTGATTATTTTCGCGTTGTGAACTCTGATAATGACAGAGTAGCTATTTCTAGCACGATCAACGCACCAAAACGCGGGTTTGGACCCGTCACGCTAACTAAACTGCTGACACGAGTTGATGATAAAACGAGTATATTTACTCAACTAAAGCAATATGCTTACGACGAAGAGTTCCGTGAAGAGCATGGTCTCAAAATAAGAAAAGATGCACTGGAGGGGTTGGATAATTACATCAAGTTGATTGAGGGGTGTAGAGATATACTAAAAGAGGCAGATGCGCTTGGACCAGCAACCTGCATTCGGAATATCCTAGATCATATTTTGGAAAAGACAAACCTCGTCAAGATCCTGGCGGCAAATGATGCCAATAACGAGGAGAAAAGActagaaaatattgaacttATCAGATCACAAATAGATCTAGTGTACCAAAATGATGAAATGAACGACGATGGGGGTGctgcagaagaagatctcAACCCATTGCAAACTCTACTGCTAAGTCTGTCACTAGGAGGAGATGGCGAAGACAGTGCGTATTCAAACGATCGAGtaacaatatcaacaatgcACTCTGCCAAGGGTCTAGAATGGCCGATAGTGTTTTCTATCAATACCATTGACGACCACGTTGCACGAGGAGGTGATAAGGGCGAAGAGGAAGAACGCCGTCTACTGTTTGTATCTTTAACAAGAGCCAAACTGCTACTATATGTAAGCTTTGCTACCACACTTGTCAAGTTCGGAAACGAGGAAGAAGCTAGCATGACTCGACTACTCACTGGTCTCGAACACCACTTCAAGACCTGTGATAAAGGCAAGGGGACCACAAACATATCCTGGGATATGTTCGTCAGCTATGCCAACTTCTTGAGACGACCCGTTCCCGATCGTAAACAGATCCAGTTTGCTTCATCTGCAACAACAGTACCCAGCAAATCGGCCTCGTTCAGCGGGTTTACGCTCGCTAGTAGCGTTATTGAACGGCcgcaaaacaaaaagcGCAAACCCCATATACCCAGTGCACCCATTTCCCGTTCGTTATCCATACCAACCAACAACAGGACCAGTCTGCTGAATACAAGTAAACAGACCCGAGCAACCGGGTTCCGAACGCCGTTGATGCCATCGAAACCAACGCCAACTCTGAACTCACCAAACACCCTGCCACACAGTCACCCCATCCCTCCCAAGAGGAAAACACTGGGCACACGACGGGGTCCCATTAACCAAAAGCTGCCGTTTACCTAA
- the SOL1 gene encoding Sol1p (Protein with a possible role in tRNA export; shows similarity to 6-phosphogluconolactonase non-catalytic domains but does not exhibit this enzymatic activity; homologous to Sol3p and Sol4p; SOL1 has a paralog, SOL2, that arose from the whole genome duplication; protein abundance increases in response to DNA replication stress; GO_component: GO:0005737 - cytoplasm [Evidence IEA,IEA]; GO_component: GO:0005737 - cytoplasm [Evidence IDA] [PMID 14562095]; GO_component: GO:0005634 - nucleus [Evidence IEA,IEA]; GO_component: GO:0005634 - nucleus [Evidence IDA] [PMID 14562095]; GO_component: GO:0005634 - nucleus [Evidence IDA] [PMID 15454531]; GO_function: GO:0017057 - 6-phosphogluconolactonase activity [Evidence IDA] [PMID 15454531]; GO_function: GO:0003674 - molecular_function [Evidence ND]; GO_process: GO:0005975 - carbohydrate metabolic process [Evidence IEA]; GO_process: GO:0006098 - pentose-phosphate shunt [Evidence IEA]; GO_process: GO:0006409 - tRNA export from nucleus [Evidence IGI,IMP] [PMID 15454531]): MTTTVPAIYAFPEFSGVAAAVADHVVAAQNAALSGNSKGSSSGSSTGGGSNTPTNSHSRTHSTNTSHSRNGGGDGSSGGRRFKIGLSGGSLIAVLNEGLLARNDVLWDKWDIYFADERLVPFSDPESNYGLVKRHLLDLIPEDKPRPRVFHVDESLIDDAQEAADAYEKTLIRGFAAKDSVKLPMFDLLLLGCAPDGHTCSLFPHHPLLRENLAWVAPIEDAPKAPARRITLTLPVICHSHRVTFVVEGQVKAPIIKTIMERPEKGSPCSLVNEGAAGKVSWFVDDEALTGVFVTKKEYKMQVK; the protein is encoded by the coding sequence ATGACAACCACAGTTCCAGCCATTTATGCGTTCCCAGAGTTTTCTGGCGTGGCGGCCGCAGTAGCTGACCACGTTGTAGCAGCTCAGAACGCCGCCCTGTCGGGAAATTCTAAAGGCTCGTCGTCAGGATCCAGTACCGGCGGCGGATCCAACACTCCAACCAATAGCCACAGTCGTACTCATAGCACGAATACCAGCCACAGCCGGAATGGCGGGGGCGATGGGTCGTCAGGCGGACGGCGGTTCAAAATCGGGTTATCAGGAGGTTCATTAATTGCAGTTTTAAATGAAGGTTTATTGGCTAGAAATGATGTTTTATGGGACAAGTgggatatttattttgccGATGAGCGGTTAGTCCCATTTTCCGATCCAGAGAGTAATTACGGTTTAGTAAAGCGACATTTGCTAGATCTGATTCCCGAAGACAAACCCCGTCCTCGGGTATTCCACGTGGACGAGTCTTTAATTGACGATGCTcaagaggcagctgacgCTTATGAGAAGACGCTTATTCGAGGGTTTGCTGCTAAAGATTCAGTCAAACTTCCAATGTTCGACTTGCTGCTATTGGGATGCGCCCCTGATGGCCATACATGTTCACTGTTCCCTCATCATCCTTTACTTCGTGAAAACCTCGCGTGGGTAGCCCCTATAGAAGACGCCCCCAAGGCCCCTGCCCGAAGAATCACACTGACTCTGCCCGTCATCTGTCACTCGCATCGTGTTACATTTGTCGTCGAGGGTCAAGTCAAGGCCCCAATCATCAAGACGATTATGGAACGTCCCGAGAAGGGCTCTCCTTGCAGTCTTGTCAATGAGGGAGCAGCAGGTAAAGTCAGCTGGTTTGTGGACGACGAAGCGTTAACCGGCGTGTTCGTGACCAAAAAGGAGTACAAGATGCAAGTCAAATAA
- the HUL4 gene encoding putative E3 ubiquitin-protein ligase HUL4 (Protein with similarity to hect domain E3 ubiquitin-protein ligases; not essential for viability; found in association with Trf4 in TRAMP complex; GO_component: GO:0031499 - TRAMP complex [Evidence IDA] [PMID 15828860]; GO_component: GO:0005634 - nucleus [Evidence IEA,IEA]; GO_component: GO:0005628 - prospore membrane [Evidence IDA] [PMID 24390141]; GO_function: GO:0016874 - ligase activity [Evidence IEA]; GO_function: GO:0004842 - ubiquitin-protein transferase activity [Evidence IBA,IEA]; GO_function: GO:0004842 - ubiquitin-protein transferase activity [Evidence ISS] [PMID 9858558]; GO_process: GO:0016567 - protein ubiquitination [Evidence ISS] [PMID 9858558]; GO_process: GO:0042787 - protein ubiquitination involved in ubiquitin-dependent protein catabolic process [Evidence IBA]) produces MPPWSLFTSPTKKKSGHSNGSTGKTAQHRQDQESALIDMFGSSIAPSGFAGPNISTMSSTEEIMRSVSEVAAATTVANGSVNGTSNSSGTNAVGAVAGSTDEDSHLSKLVVKKCHCCGTKLQVPEKLTYYKCAICETFYDVKPGVITRTENAVGGEADVTVKGSASEITGAAAATKSYTLSIEEIEKVIDQIRRHKESNPGDINTLNDDYADLDSILTSSLSTVDSMNESFSLHQKRASYSRPNINFTKVEMFYTLIMNCPGYERPMDTILTCQLNLLKRLRKVLESPFDICFLLVILENPILYIPALFSKASAADTTNSILQAPKPRPTGPPDPLLRIRVMAVDVLERTVGTIAHGKKACRHYLLNWLSRYSLSRFQSKVDLLNAYVAHRLLKHYRTVQSRARIHPIPKTTTASSSSSSSHRKPHSSSSSAAASTPPYSSSPSPARNRKRKGSSSSQIKPDLYSSDWKISSFVRVLSILFNANSVSTNKIPVSNFYNTMVDYADVTSDFDEWQKTRPFTTSNANSNSGVIHGNALIPQLPFAPGRPQFSFCQYPFLLSMGSKTEILEHDARRQMELKAQEAFFGSLANKVPESPFLHIRVNRNSLLQDSFEAIDKNDEHLKKGLKVEFIGEPGIDAGGLKKEWFLLLFKELFDPSNALFIEDEESHYCWFDASSEHALKYYKLTGVAIGLALYNSTILDVNLPSVLFKKLLSSPYSIQDFTKLYPSYGANLQKLLNYEGDDIEEVFSLDFSICSQDPADRSKIKETVLIPNGKTILVNKSNRQDYVKRVMAHYLDISVKRQFEAFKQGFYKVAGGNALSLFRPEEIELLIRGSLEAIDVDALRSVTRYQHWGPKGYDAEQDIVVKWFWKFFKNLDPLNQRKLLIFVTGSDRIPATGIVNMPFRISKIGEDSDRFPISHTCFNQLCLYKYSSREKLTAKIMTAINESEGFGIK; encoded by the coding sequence ATGCCGCCATGGAGTTTATTCACTTCTCCGACTAAGAAGAAGTCGGGTCATTCTAATGGGTCAACCGGTAAGACAGCACAACACCGCCAGGATCAAGAGTCTGCTCTGATTGATATGTTTGGCAGTTCTATAGCACCTAGCGGGTTTGCCGGACCTAACATCTCGACCATGTCCTCTACTGAGGAGATCATGCGGTCTGTATCTGAGgtagcagctgctactactgTAGCGAATGGTTCTGTCAATGGAACTTCTAATAGCTCTGGCACAAATGCTGTTGGGGCTGTTGCAGGGAGCACCGATGAAGATTCACATCTTTCAAAATTGGTAGTTAAAAAATGTCATTGCTGTGGAACAAAACTTCAGGTCCCTGAAAAGCTGACGTATTATAAATGTGCTATTTGTGAGACGTTTTACGACGTCAAACCTGGTGTGATTACTAGAACTGAAAATGCTGTGGGTGGTGAGGCAGATGTGACTGTTAAAGGAAGTGCCAGCGAGATTacaggagcagctgctgccacgAAAAGCTATACATTATCTATCGAGGAGATTGAAAAAGTTATAGATCAGATTAGACGACACAAGGAAAGCAATCCTGGAGATATTAATACTTTGAATGATGATTATGCAGATCTTGATAGTATATTAACATCGAGCTTATCCACAGTGGACTCGATGAATGAGTCTTTTTCTTTACATCAGAAACGGGCGAGCTACTCAAGACCAAATATTAACTTTACAAAGGTGGAAATGTTCTACACGTTAATAATGAATTGTCCAGGTTACGAACGGCCAATGGATACCATTCTAACATGTCAATTGAACCTTCTCAAACGACTGAGAAAAGTTCTAGAATCACCTTTTGATATTTGCTTTCTTTTGGTAATACTTGAAAATCCCATTTTATACATTCCAGCATTATTTTCCAAAGCATCTGCTGCCGACACTACCAATAGCATTTTACAAGCACCCAAACCGCGTCCGACTGGACCACCAGATCCCCTCCTTCGAATTAGGGTCATGGCTGTAGATGTTTTAGAAAGAACTGTGGGTACCATTGCCCATGGCAAAAAGGCTTGTCGccattatttattaaattgGTTGTCACGATACTCGTTGAGCCGATTCCAATCAAAAGTCGACTTGTTAAATGCCTATGTTGCACACCGTCTTTTAAAGCATTACCGAACCGTGCAGTCAAGAGCTAGAATTCATCCTATTCCCAAAACCACCACtgcatcatcgtcatcatcatcatcgcATCGAAAACCGCAttcctcgtcctcgtcagcagcagcatctaCACCGCCATATTCGAGCTCGCCCTCTCCAGCACGGAATAGAAAGCGAAAGGGCAGTTCGTCATCTCAAATAAAACCGGATTTATACAGCAGCGACTGGAAAATATCTTCATTCGTCCGGGTCTTGTCAATATTGTTCAACGCCAACAGCGTTTCCACGAATAAAATACCAGTGTCGAATTTTTACAATACCATGGTGGATTACGCTGACGTGACCAGCGACTTTGATGAGTGGCAGAAAACACGACCTTTCACTACTAGTAATGCGAATAGCAATTCTGGCGTCATACACGGCAATGCCCTGATTCCTCAGCTTCCTTTTGCTCCAGGGAGACCACAATTCTCCTTCTGCCAGTATCCGTTTCTCTTGTCAATGGGTTCGAAGACGGAGATTTTAGAGCACGACGCTCGTCGACAAATGGAATTAAAAGCACAGGAAGCATTTTTCGGGTCGTTGGCTAATAAAGTGCCCGAGTCGCCATTCCTGCATATCCGTGTGAACAGAAATTCGCTTCTACAAGACTCGTTTGAAGCTATTGATAAAAACGACGAACATCTGAAAAAGGGACTGAAAGTCGAGTTCATTGGCGAGCCCGGTATCGATGCTGGTGGACTCAAAAAGGAATGGTTTTTGTTGCTTTTCAAAGAGCTTTTTGATCCATCTAAtgctttatttattgaggACGAGGAGTCTCATTATTGTTGGTTCGACGCTAGTTCTGAACATGCATTGAAATATTATAAGCTAACTGGCGTGGCTATTGGTCTGGCACTCTACAATTCTACTATTCTTGATGTCAACCTTCCCTCAGTGCTGTTTAAGAAGCTTCTTTCATCTCCCTATTCTATACAAGATTTTACAAAACTGTATCCTTCATACGGAGCCAATCTTCAAAAGTTGTTGAATTACGAGGGTGATGATATCGAGGAGGTGTTTTCACTTGACTTTAGCATCTGTTCACAGGATCCCGCCGACCGTTCGAAGATAAAAGAGACGGTTTTGATTCCAAATGGGAAAACCATTCTTGTTAACAAGTCCAATCGGCAGGACTATGTCAAGCGGGTTATGGCACATTATCTGGATATAAGTGTTAAGCGTCAGTTCGAGGCATTCAAGCAAGGATTTTACAAGGTAGCAGGTGGGAATGCCCTGTCACTGTTCCgaccagaagaaatcgagCTGTTGATCCGTGGCAGTCTAGAGGCCATCGACGTCGATGCTCTTAGATCGGTGACCCGCTACCAGCACTGGGGTCCTAAAGGCTACGATGCCGAGCAGGATATTGTTGTCAAGTGGTTCTGGAAGTTTTTCAAGAACCTCGATCCTCTTAACCAGCGCAAACTACTCATATTTGTCACTGGATCAGACCGCATCCCCGCCACTGGCATCGTCAACATGCCTTTTAGAATCTCTAAAATCGGTGAGGACTCGGACCGGTTCCCTATCTCACACACCTGTTTCAACCAACTATGTCTTTACAAATACTCGAGTAGAGAGAAACTGACGGCCAAAATCATGACCGCTATCAACGAAAGTGAGGGCTTCGGTATCAAATAG
- the UBP12 gene encoding Ubp12p (Ubiquitin-specific protease; cleaves ubiquitin from ubiquitinated proteins; present in the nucleus and cytoplasm; GO_component: GO:0005737 - cytoplasm [Evidence IDA] [PMID 14562095]; GO_component: GO:0005634 - nucleus [Evidence IDA] [PMID 14562095]; GO_function: GO:0008234 - cysteine-type peptidase activity [Evidence IEA]; GO_function: GO:0016787 - hydrolase activity [Evidence IEA]; GO_function: GO:0008233 - peptidase activity [Evidence IEA]; GO_function: GO:0004843 - ubiquitin-specific protease activity [Evidence IEA]; GO_function: GO:0004843 - ubiquitin-specific protease activity [Evidence TAS] [PMID 8982460]; GO_process: GO:0008150 - biological_process [Evidence ND]; GO_process: GO:0006508 - proteolysis [Evidence IEA]; GO_process: GO:0006511 - ubiquitin-dependent protein catabolic process [Evidence IEA]), with the protein MVSSPLPPDSPSQLQPHQSQLQSQASNSSTPDESGSSPLSSLKDIDSSVPYESPASTGITSSLASESHKRPYSRVELSPNQHSIPVGKEMEYLDIRDSDEPARSRSRSRNSSRNASRSSSRSDSKGPSRTTSKTRGFGGISKNSFIAKGSMIRAAISAGADKLAGRSASNSKSNSKKLNDAPVNGGEVTISSGSSTINGSRSFNGSTGNDINNELPTSNAAAALGIALTSNGHMYQSQSSANSPLSWTPVLDPNLLRPESSELTPESSSTLGSTVDSSYDEEDGDNNDKYDDDQDEEQDEERFYDVEYEHNTHHYGQYNQESDDAHYERHNGKGQEEDNIDGDEQYDNDDEYSSIPEKDRFHTIQSLESRTPKEAGQIRYLVSEAWFEFFKQSSLTGGMKIGPLDSSSFLVDKTQEDDSEDDEQHSGSNYGQTSDEDDEDYVRQEIRRDYSGRERMTSSQYRNSQTRRDRHQYRNRMLAGAGPYNSANFGFSEPSRLRLPRGPYPELSSYDRSPSASPSRSVSTSASVCGPVDSNVLLVPEGDAIDLCEESWRMLTSWYGNVGPIVTRQVVEVNDKLITELNPPIVHLVPLVMNNRVTEPITKQFSMASTVQDIIENLEGTDMRLWFVEGSKSPTLSNALTTQNFRKLKTRLITKPEAVKLYTLMDHVNELTFVVEEKNLTGWLSTQTKKTSGITGLNNLGNTCYMNSALQCLVHVEELSAYFLSKY; encoded by the coding sequence ATGGTCTCATCGCCATTGCCTCCGGATTCACCTTCGCAACTACAGCCACATCAGTCACAGTTACAGTCTCAAGCATCCAATTCCAGTACCCCAGATGAATCAGGCTCGTCACCTTTAAGCTCTCTCAAAGACATTGACTCTTCCGTACCATATgaatcaccagcatcaaccGGTATAACATCTTCATTGGCATCTGAATCTCATAAACGGCCCTATTCAAGGGTAGAATTATCTCCTAACCAGCATTCTATTCCTGTTGGCAAAGAAATGGAGTATCTGGATATTCGTGATAGTGATGAACCTGCTCGCTccagaagtagaagtagaaacTCGAGTAGAAATGCTAGCAGAAGCTCCAGTAGAAGTGATAGTAAGGGTCCTTCTAGAACCACAAGCAAAACTAGAGGTTTCGGTGGTATTAGTAAGAATTCGTTTATCGCCAAGGGGAGCATGATCAGAGCGGCCATTTCAGCTGGAGCGGACAAATTGGCAGGCAGAAGTGCCAGCAATAGTAAATCTAATTCAAAGAAACTCAATGATGCTCCTGTCAATGGTGGGGAAGTGACTATTAGCTCTGGCTCTTCCACGATTAATGGGTCTAGGTCCTTCAATGGAAGTACTGGCAATGACATTAATAACGAGCTTCCAACGAgtaatgctgctgctgcacttGGAATTGCTTTAACTTCAAATGGACATATGTATCAGTCACAATCATCAGCTAATAGTCCATTGTCGTGGACGCCTGTACTGGATCCGAACCTTCTCCGACCCGAGTCATCCGAATTGACTCCGGAATCTAGCTCTACTTTGGGCTCCACTGTGGACTCCAGttatgatgaagaggatggTGATAATAATGACAAATATGATGACGATCAAGATGAGGAACAAGATGAAGAGAGATTCTATGATGTCGAGTACGAGCATAATACACACCATTACGGACAATATAACCAGGAATCCGACGATGCGCATTATGAAAGACATAACGGTAAaggacaagaagaagataacATTGATGGTGACGAACAATACGACAATGATGACGAGTATTCAAGTATTCCTGAGAAAGACCGGTTCCATACCATTCAGAGCTTGGAAAGCAGAACTCCTAAAGAAGCTGGTCAGATTCGTTATCTTGTGAGCGAAGCTTGGTTTGAGTTTTTCAAACAGAGTTCGTTAACAGGTGGCATGAAAATCGGACCACTGGACAGTAGTTCGTTCTTAGTCGACAAAACTCAGGAAGATGATAGCGAAGATGATGAGCAGCATTCTGGCTCTAACTACGGCCAAACtagtgatgaagatgatgaggattATGTACGACAAGAAATTCGAAGAGATTACAGTGGAAGGGAAAGAATGACGTCGTCACAGTATCGTAATAGTCAAACTAGGAGGGACAGGCACCAATATAGAAATAGAATGTTGGCTGGAGCTGGACCCTACAATTCGGCAAATTTTGGGTTTTCAGAGCCTTCTAGACTACGCCTTCCTAGGGGCCCGTATCCTGAGCTGTCTAGTTATGATCGTAGTCCATCTGCCTCACCATCTCGATCAGTTTCTACTTCTGCCTCTGTTTGTGGGCCTGTAGATTCTAACGTGCTGCTTGTTCCCGAAGGTGATGCAATTGATTTGTGTGAAGAATCATGGCGGATGCTGACTTCATGGTACGGGAACGTGGGTCCCATTGTCACTCGACAAGTGGTCGAAGTTAACGATAAACTGATTACTGAGCTTAATCCGCCAATTGTTCACCTCGTACCTCTTGTTATGAACAATAGGGTTACCGAGCCTATTACCAAGCAGTTTTCTATGGCATCAACGGTGCAGGATATCATTGAGAATTTGGAAGGTACTGATATGCGACTCTGGTTTGTTGAAGGATCCAAGTCTCCTACACTTTCTAATGCACTCACAACACAAAACTTTCGCAAGCTTAAAACTCGTTTGATTACGAAGCCGGAAGCTGTCAAATTGTATACGCTCATGGATCATGTTAACGAATTGACTTTCGTGGTTGAAGAGAAAAATTTGACTGGCTGGCTGTCGACACAAACTAAGAAAACGAGTGGTATTACGGGCCTGAACAATCTTGGAAACACTTGCTATATGAACTCGGCTTTGCAGTGCCTGGTACATGTAGAAGAGTTATCTGCATACTTCCTTAGTAAGTATTAA